The genomic stretch TCCGTGGGCAGTGAGCAGCACGGGAAATGCAATTTACCTGTTTCCCAACTGGTCCAAAGTATCAAAACAGGCAAATTTAACCTTTCAGAAAATTTACATGTGACCAGAGTTTGTGGAGATAGCATGTAAGTTGTGTGGGCAATAAAATGAGGTGAAAAAGGCCATTCCTGATGGCTTATGAAACAAGAGGTAAAAAGATAAGCAAAAACTAAGGTTTCTATAAGGCACAGAGTTATTTTTTTGCAAGATTTTGAAAATGCATCAGAAAGTCTGCTTATTCCCAAGTTTCAAGTTCAGAACTACTGGAGCACTATGACTGGAGCATAGAGATATCCCTAAAGGAAATTTTACACATATTTATCATAAAAAATGTTCCTGTACCCTCAGTCTTTGAAAGAATGgcttaaaaattctttttaaatccACAGAACAGCATATATACTATCATCATCATCAACATACTGATACTCTGATTGTTTCCATAACTCTGCGCATTCAAAGATAGTATTTCATTGCTTTTATTAACTCAGCTCATAAAGCTGTTGAAACAGAGTATCACATTCAGAGTATCTGTGCCATGCTGGTTTACAACTGGATGTCCAGATGCTGTAACACAAATATATTACAAGGACAAAAAGTTTATGTACTTTGCTTTAAGACACATGGCATATTATACCTGAGCTCCTCAGGTCAGAGAGTTCATCACTTCTACTTGTCATGGATTTAAATCAAGGGACTGGGAATTGTCCCAAGTTAGCAAACAATTCTCTGATGAAACCAGGAATAGGATTTGGAAATTCTTATTTTCCTCTTAATGACTTGTATCTCTCCTACACCATCCTTCCCCAGTTACCAGGAACTGAGACACAAAAATTCTTCACTTTTTTCAGCATCCCCAAGGTCACGCAGAacaaacacagctctgccattAACCATGGTTCCTGCAGACATTACTGGCTGTCTACAAGAGTAACCATCACTGACACTGAGGAGCATAACCAATTGTCACTTGTAATGCTGTGACCTTACTGCAGGGTTTTCAGCTCAGAATTTACTGAACTTGTACTGACAGTGAACATAACATTCTCAATGCTATCATAAAACAAATCTGTTTATACCCAAATGGATGCTTCTGCTATCCAGAACCAAAACTTCCCACTAAACATACAGGTGATGTTCAGGAACAGGAGCCATGCACAACAGATCCTGGGCACTGTCTCAGCAAGGAAGTTCAGCGCCAACTCAGCAGTTTTGAAATGAAACTGTAATCAACTACATAGCAAGGAAGCTTTTCTTAATTCCTCAGGATATGATTGCTTTTAATCAATGGCCAAAGCTGCATGTGCAAGTTTAAACACCCTTGTTTCAACACTTCTGCCCCTAGATCACATGCCCAGAAAGCAGGAGAGACTGGGAGTGGTCACCAGCCAGGAAAGTGATGCTGCCTCAGATTCTTCctaaagtgtttttttttaccATTCTCACACACAAACCAATTGTATTTCTTACTGAGGTGATTTCATGAGGTGTTTAAATTCCATTGTTTCATGGCATTACAAGCCAGAGGTCACCAGCATCCCACACATTTCAAGTTACTCACCTGTGCTGGGACTGGTATTTTTTCCGTCAGATTTTCCATTAACTGATTATAGTTAATTATATAATCTATTATGATATAATCTATTACAAAAGGTTACTCTATTATGCTATTATAATAGATTATGTGCTTATGCAGATTATATAAAAACTGCATAATCATATAGCTATTTTGTAGGAAAGTAACCATCAAAGCCTTCAAAaatgaagtttattttttttctgctgtctgtCTCCATCACAGGTATTATCAATTATTAAATCTTAATGCCTTTTGGAATCTGTAACTAGTACTGCAGTTTAGGTTTATAAACTGTTCTCCCCATACCAAAATATGTAATTAGTTTAATTAATAAGAAATTCTAATCAGAAGCCTTCTAAAATGAATTTGTTTTGTAGCCATTCAGCTTCTTAAAATTTGCTGTAATTTTAAGAAGCTGCACTGCAAGGAGCGGCTCCCCATCACCACTGGGGTCTTCAGTATGTTAGTTCAATCTCTCAGCATGACATGAACCCCTAAAAATGTCACCTAGAGCCTCAACAGTTTTCTGCTGCTTGAGATCTCTTGCTTTAGTACTGATATGGGATGGTTAAAATAGAGTTCCTAAAGTAAATTTTGTTCTGGAGAAATGTGAGAATCActtcaacaacaacaacaaccccAAAGAATCActtcaacaacaacaaccccAAACAAAAGTAAACAGGAAAATAACCAAACCCCACTTTTCtcatttccctggaaaaaacTCCAAGCACCCATCTATTTCTCTGCCTTACACCCACCACACCATCCCCACCAGTTATTTGGCTTTGtctaaaaatgaggaaaaccaAAACCCTATAATAAAGGACCTTTTCCTTCCAATGTAAAGCACTGCATTCTACAAAATAATATGGGCAAAACTGCACATTATGTAAAAGAGAAAACACTGGAGCAGCTAATCTTAGCAACTGGGTGGGCCTGGGCCACAGAACACATTGgccctcagcagctggaagaCTGGAAATGACTGGTCTGCCATGGTACACTGCCTCCATGGCAGgaaagcactgcagctgttctcAGGGCTCAGTATTCTGCTCACTATGGACTGGGTCATGCAGCGTGGCCCCAAAGTGTCAAAAATCAAACCGGATTATTTTCAAGTACCGTCATTTATTATCAActctttaaaaaacccaagcaaTCCCAACTATTTCATATTTGCATGTTGGAGTCAATAACAGCTTTTCTTGCAGTTTCTAAGGGCACTGTTGAAGGCCGTGTGAGAAGCCGAAGGGGAATCCTGGAGCTGGCCGGAGCCATCAGGTGCAGCACGGGGCGCTCGCCCTTCGCCTACCTGCGCTACGGCTGCTACTGCGGCCTGGGGGGAAAGGGATGGCCCATGGACAGAGTGGACTGGTGAGACACCTGCTTAGCTCAATGATTCAGTGCCCAATGCAGATCACAAATGAAAGGACTAAAATATAAATGACCCCTATCTGACAGAGGGAACGAAGTTTAAACACAGCTCAGATTGCTAAGAAATTCTGAGGCATTCAAACTGTGGTGCTATAGATCTACGCCACCTTGCCTTTAATTCAAATTCTCAATGAGTTAGTACAGGATTCACAGTACAACTGAGtttctttgctgctgtgtttcagCAGAGTTAAATAACTAAAGTCTTGTTGGAGAAGCTTTAAAGTTCAAACATTGAAGTTATCTAAAgtaaaaactaaaaaacaaagGCAATAAAAAAACCTTTTGATTTTACATCTTCCATGTTATTAGTATTCAAAATAATACAGAAGAATTATGCAAAATTCAACTgctgaaaaataattctaaaacCGAAACCTTTCCATTTAGAACTAAATCACAGCATACTGACTATCATCAATGTAATTTATAATTGAACATTAAATGACAAGAAgatgattttgggttttgttctggATTTGTTGTTGTgtggtttgaggttttttaaaaatttctatgCAGGAAATGGATTTACTGAGCTGTGTTGTTCAGCTGTTATGCACCACAGGATCTTTACACAATGATTTGTGGGGAATGACCAAGTAATTACTTAAtaagcacaggaaaaacagtaaTTGCAAAGTGAGAGCATTaacttttccttttgcagaCACAAGTTCCTCAGGCAACCTAAACACCATCTACCTACTACAATCTGATGGTTTTAGTCTGCCAGGAGGAAAGTGAATGAGTGAGTGAATgagtgaatgaatgaatgaatgaatgaatgaatgaatgaatgaatgaatgaatgaatacTTTGTGGATACACCCAGTTCTTCCAGCAAGTCAAAAAGAAAGGATGTCATTAGTTTGCAGCAAAAAGCTGCATCATTACAGGTCCTCTCCTTGCTTTTCTGGGCTTGCGATGATTCCACAGCAGAGACACTACACCAGCAcattttaatgccttttttaaGCATTAAATGCCATTAGTTCTTACCTGTACTGTTCAGTTTCACAATGTCAATAGAAAGCCTAAAAATTCTTTGTGCCAATTAAGACAAGAACAATTTTGAAACAATTTTGAGCAACTTTCCAAATTTTCTGATGATAATGAGCTAACAGTTCATTTTGTGGAAGGGGGCTAGGAGAAAAGCATTCTCACATGTAACTGAGAACACTCTGAGGATTCAATTAGCTCAATGTATATCAGACATTTTTCTCATCACTTATTACATGAAAAAGTAGTAATTTTTTCCAGGTGATCTCTTAAACCATGACCCTGGTTTGGTTCCTGAGCAGGTAATGCTTGGACACTCAGTGATGTTGAGTGTTTTATTATTCCACAGCTGTAGTAACCCCACCAGACTGTGTGACCATAAATCACCATCTCTGTTCCTCTCAGGTGCTGCTTTAACCACGACTGCTGCTATGGGAGGGCAGAACAAGCAGGGTGCCAGCCCAAGACTGAAAGTTACCACTGGGAATGCAAAGACAATTCTGCTGTGTGTGGTGAGTGAGCACTTGGGAGTTTTTTGGTGTTGggttatttgtttgtttggttgtttctTAATTCTACTAATTATCTCTTTAGAAAGGTATTTTCTTAATTAACTGTAAAACTCTTCGTTTACCATCCTTCCTTTTGTAACTTTTTTTGCCAGGATACACTGTGCCTCCAGAAAGCATAGCTAAACCAATCAACTGAaagcagtttctttttcttaatcCTCCCTCTGACTGACATAAGGAAACAAAACTGTGAGCTAGAAGCATCTATTACCTTTTCAGAAAACACAACCACAACCATCCTTTTACTCAGCATTTACATTTGCTGAGGAACCCATGTTATGCTACTCACTGCAAGGCTTCAGCTGGAGAGCAACTACAAACAGGAGATAGGAAAATTgtaacagtttaaaaaaaaggatgttTACTTAGCAGAAAATATTCCCCACTATTTGTAAGTTTATAAAGGACATGGTTTTGGCATATTTATCCTGGATTAGTTGCACTGATGGCTGCAATTTATGAATGAATTGATAATTACAGGTTACAGTTTCAAACAATGaggtaataaaatatttgatgAGTATGTTTATTTCTGGAAGTTAAATTAACAAATACTAATTTGAAAGTATCTACATAACACAAGTGTACAAATTGCAGCAGATTGCCAACAACATCCTGATAAATTTTGTTGGATTGTTCCAAAATATACTTGCCATGCTGAGGTAAGGGAAGGACAACGAAatcacaaagaaagaaaaaccccaaaaaatggttaacaggaaaaagcagcttttcttttgcattatTTGTTCATAACTCTTAAAGTTTTAGCAAATGCTTTCCAATATATTCAAAGACTCATTGAAACTGTAGCTTCTCACAAGCCCCCAATATTTAcagggtggtttttttgctacatttttatattggttttttgtttgtgtgctgtttgggattttgtttgcttgttttgttttaaaaatcagatgCTCAGTCAGTTACTTTACATGTAATTTTATGCTTCTACCTAGAATGCAAATGAGCTTAAAAATTGGTTATTATTTGCACTACAGAAATGCAAAACCCTTTACATAAACTTGTTTAAAACAAGTCTGAGTTTCTGACTACCATGGTTTACAGGCAACAGTTGGCTATTTACACAGAACACAAAACCCTCTCATTTCATACTCAATTTAGAATTTGCCTGAcctgaaaacaaatgaaagttTGGACAttgcttcctttcctccttcatATTCAATCTTTCCTTTGCCCAAGTGTCTACCTCATGCAGAGTCTCTACTTGCTCAAATCTTCCCCTGCCCCAGATGGACAAAACATCTCTCACCCTAATTAATCACATCACAGCCCACCCTTATTTGGCTGTAAAGATTTTGCTCCTGACAATATTCAAAATACTGGCCAAGATATCAGGCAATGTGTCAGGAAACCAAAGTCTGGAGCAATACCAGGAGAAGAACAGAAGAAATAGTTCTCAGTTaacatgttttcattttttatcctATCATGTTGTTCATGCTACCTGTGCTACTGAGTAGCTAGCTGCAGCATAAACACATTTACATTAAGAATACTTCTCTTTCATGGCAGAATTTGAATTCATTCACAAAACTGAACACTTGTTCTGCTCCTGGACAAATCTCAAGCAGTGATTTGGCTAAGCTTTTAAAATGGTAAACACGCAGACAAAATGTAATCAAGGATTCTTCAGTTTACAGACAgttacagagagaaaaaaaccacacactTCTGGGTTGGCACACGGAACCCAAAATACATTGCTGTAGAAGAAAATGTTCATGCCAAGAAGAAACACTCATGCCAAGAAATCTGTTAAGTTACAACACTACAGTTATAAAACAAACATGGCAAGACATGGATTAATCACACAAACACAGTTTTCCTAACTTCTTACTGAACCCCTTAATAAAAAGGTGGGCAGTTTAGGCTGGACATGGAACACCTTTGCATGCCATGCATATATCCcatgtattatttttaatgctatATCCTAGAGTAGATTATAAAGGGTCTGTGAATGGAATATCTTCCCAAAATCCAGTTTTACTagaggaagaggaaaggcaGGGAGGATCCCATACCACTTTCTAAAGAGAGATCAATTATCAGAGTTCCTTTATTAAAAAACTCTAAGAAGAGTATTTAGACTTTATCTGGCTGTCGTATTTTCACCTGCCAAGATCAGTGATTGGTGACTGATGCACAGCTTCTCAGTCTTACCAAAGCTCAGTTCCTGTTGCACTTGAAATGTAAGGCATTTGTACTGCAAATATGGAACATGAGGGAGCAATTCTTGGTATTCCATtggagatttttatttcttcagacTAATATCAAACTCactgtgttttctttcagactCACTAGAAGACAAATGTCAAAAAATGGCATGTGAATGTGACCGTGAAGCTGCCAAATGTTTTTCTAAAGCTCCCTACCACAGAAAATACCTTTTGTGGCCAGACTTTTTGTGTGGTGAGATTCAGCCTTTGTGTAGGTATCAGATACATGACTCTTGAATATATTTAAATCTAAAACGACTTTTTTTTTGGCCACAGTAAtgacaagaaattattttcccctttcttgATACTCCTTCATTCCATCTCAGCCTCTCAACCTCAAAATGAGCAAAGTAAacatttttcctgttatttaCTTTCTCCCATGCACTTATTATTGACTAAATAGAAATCTGAGTTTATCAGCTTAAGGAGTAACTGACaatgttatttttgtttaattcaaATTCACAGATTTTTCAGATTGATAATATCATTCACTATGAACTTTTTATCCCCCCTCCACTGGCTATAAGATACAAATCAAACTTCTCCACTAACAAATCTTAGCATTTGTTAACTTTGAACTGACTGGAAAAAGTTCATGAAGTGACAGTGTCAGCACAAAGAGCCCTCTCATCTACATTAAACACTTAATACAAAGCCTAATTGAAGTGTTGAATTTCATTCACCTGGAGTAATGCTACCTGCATTGAAGAATCATATAATTGGGTTTTTTCTAgcaattactttttaaaatgagttttttAAACAGCTGATTATTTGATAAGGCTCAGACTCCTTACTCTATGTACACCCTGCAATTCCTGCAAGCACAGGGAGGAATTCTACCCTTAGAACTTTAGAGCCAGActtaaaaaagcaaatgcaaacCATCACCAGaacagaaacatgaaaaaaatgcagaagttGTTGGGACCAAGGGGCTTTCACACAAGTGTTTGGTCCTGCACAGCAAGAGTTTATGAAGCTCAGAAGTATATACACCTCATCAGGGTGTAAAGCTGGTTTTAGCTAGGGTCACTTCACAGATaattttaaccctttgggaAGAGAAATCAGTACCCTGAACTGATGAATAATCCACTGGTTTGTACCTGCTGATTTGAAGAGTTATAGATCCAGGAATGTTTTATGTCTGCTTTCACCCATCTCAACTTACTCAAAGATGCAGGGCTAAAAAACAGGTTTGCACAAGTCAAAGCTAACGACATGTACTtcaatattaaaagaaataaataaaatcaaaactcaaacaaaaatcaaaacccaaaTTCTCTATAGGAATAGTGAAGATTTCAAGAGAGATCTTTAATCATGAAAAATATTCATAGGCAAATTTAGTTCACATTACTGACACaaatgaaataaacaaaacaacaaaccaatgCAGACTGCAAGGGGACAAagttcttgaaaaaaaatcttacctTTTGATTCAGTCAAAGGAACATACATTAACAAATGTCAATCCTGCTTGCACAAATAACTTTCCAGTCAATATTTGCTCACAGAGATACACACATTATATTGCCATAATGTTAAAGTCAGGTCACTTTTCCAAAATAATCCTTTTTAAGAGATATTTAAGAATTAGCAACAGAATTCAAGAGAGAATGGAAGGAGCTATTGATGAAGTCTAACTGAGCTGAATAAAAAATTTCCATGGTAATTATCACATTTTCCAAGACACAGGAAAATTCAAGTAGCCTTTGCCTTCAGCTGCAGGAATTTTGGAACAAACTCTACTGTGAGATTCTACAGGGCAGTTACAATGCTACATGTACAGGAGACTGAGATAAATGAAGTTCTTGCAACATCAAGCCTATCCAGGAAgggcattcctttggcaaactgaAGTTGAGGAATACACTGCTGGTATGAAATGCtaagtttaaaaagaaaaagaaagaaatcactGTAGCAGTGCAGAAGACACTGACCTTAAGGCAGGCTTGAAAATACACAGAATGCTCAGGACAGAATAGAGAAATTTATCTGGTACAAATAGGGTGAGATGACTGTATGAGTTTTACATGGCTATACAggaatgtgcttttttttttcaacagaaaattcatttttccttcATCCTCCAATTTGGAATCAGCTGGCTTACGAGTAACTTATCTTAAAGCTTTTTCACATGTTTAAAATAACATAATCCATGATTTTCACTGCCACGTAcataaagaagaaaagcaaagtttaTTCAAAATGTCCATTTTAGAAGCTAAACAGCTCAAGAGTTCCAATGCCAATCACTGCACTTGTGTCTCCAGACGCCTTATCTCTGTGACCACAAGATCAATGTTTATAACTGGGTTAAAATACAAGGCCCAGTAAAACAAACAATTGCAGACAAACTGAGGAATAAAAGGCCAAAAAATGGCAACAAAAAGTCCCTGGGTTGAGACTTTCCAGAAATGTCTCCACATTCTGTGAGGAATAGTCCtgtgaaaaaggaaagggaaaggctTAGAGGAactttctggtttgtttttaccCAGCTCTAAGAAAACCTAACAGGTGCTACAGCTTTGCATTACCTAGCCCTTCCTCGGGTACCTGTAAAACACCATCCTGCACTCCAGGAAAAACTTTCCTAGAACCCAGCAGCAGATCTGAGGAGGAAGCACGGTCAGTGCACTCAGACCGCAAAGCCCAGCGGGTTCCAGTGCCcaccacagctcagcccagcgGGTTCCAGTGCCcaccacagctcagcccagcgGGTTCCAGTGCCcaccacagctcagcccagcagcttcCAGTGCCcaccacagctcagcccagcgGGTTCCAGTGCC from Ammospiza caudacuta isolate bAmmCau1 chromosome 17, bAmmCau1.pri, whole genome shotgun sequence encodes the following:
- the LOC131565155 gene encoding LOW QUALITY PROTEIN: phospholipase A2-like (The sequence of the model RefSeq protein was modified relative to this genomic sequence to represent the inferred CDS: deleted 2 bases in 1 codon); protein product: MDWVMQRGPKVSKIKPDYFQVPSFIINSLKNPSNPNYFIFMLESITAFLAVSKGTVEGRVRSRRGILELAGAIRCSTGRSPFAYLRYGCYCGLGGKGWPMDRVDWCCFNHDCCYGRAEQAGCQPKTESYHWECKDNSAVCDSLEDKCQKMACECDREAAKCFSKAPYHRKYLLWPDFLCGEIQPLCRYQIHDS